A genomic stretch from Theobroma cacao cultivar B97-61/B2 chromosome 4, Criollo_cocoa_genome_V2, whole genome shotgun sequence includes:
- the LOC18602074 gene encoding probable carboxylesterase 17: MRTKRMATISFDPRLNVQVGQKNHGVVVEEIEGLIRVYKNGHVERPPIIPIVPSTVTGGVISKDVVIDKFTSSWTRIYAPSYSSKMPLLVYFHGGGFCVGSAAWSCYHEFLSALASKAGCIIFSVNYRQAPENRLPAAYDDGINTLMWLKQQALNGSSEHKWWLSQCDFSSLFLGGDSAGANIAYNVATRLGSYGTSDSSFKPLVLKGTILIQPFFGGEARTASEMQATQPASSALTLSAYDTYWRLSLPLGANRDHPWCNPLAKGAAKLRQLRLPATMVCISEMDILKDRNLEFCNALASAGKRVETKMYKSVGHAFQILHNSPFSQVRTQELMSHLKTFINP, translated from the coding sequence atgAGAACTAAAAGGATGGCAACCATTTCCTTTGATCCTAGGCTCAATGTTCAGGTAGGCCAGAAGAATCATGGTGTTGTAGTTGAGGAGATTGAAGGGCTCATCCGAGTTTACAAAAATGGACACGTTGAAAGGCCACCAATCATCCCTATTGTCCCCTCCACGGTGACAGGTGGTGTGATATCTAAGGATGTTGTTATTGATAAATTCACCAGCTCATGGACACGTATCTATGCTCCAAGCTACTCCAGCAAGATGCCTTTACTTGTTTACTTCCATGGGGGTGGATTCTGTGTTGGCTCAGCTGCTTGGAGCTGTTACCATGAGTTCCTGTCCGCTCTTGCTTCCAAAGCAGGCTGCATAATCTTTTCTGTCAACTACCGTCAAGCTCCTGAAAATCGGCTTCCTGCTGCTTATGATGACGGTATCAATACTCTTATGTGGTTGAAACAACAAGCTCTAAATGGGTCCAGTGAACACAAATGGTGGTTAAGTCAATGTGATTTCTCTAGTTTGTTCCTTGGAGGTGATAGTGCTGGGGCTAATATAGCTTATAATGTGGCCACAAGACTAGGATCCTATGGCACATCAGATTCCAGCTTCAAGCCCTTGGTCCTCAAGGGTACAATCTTGATTCAACCTTTCTTTGGAGGAGAGGCAAGAACTGCATCAGAAATGCAAGCCACACAACCAGCTAGCTCAGCGCTCACTCTATCAGCTTATGATACTTATTGGCGATTGTCACTCCCTTTGGGTGCCAACCGCGACCATCCATGGTGCAACCCTTTAGCAAAAGGCGCCGCTAAGTTGCGGCAGCTGAGACTTCCAGCCACAATGGTGTGCATATCAGAGATGGACATACTAAAAGATAGGAACTTGGAATTTTGCAATGCCTTGGCTAGTGCTGGCAAAAGGGTGGAAACAAAGATGTACAAAAGTGTTGGGCATGCATTCCAAATTCTGCATAATTCTCCGTTCTCTCAAGTTCGGACCCAGGAGCTGATGTCCCATCTTAAGACTTTCATCAACCCGTAA
- the LOC18602076 gene encoding uncharacterized protein DDB_G0275933 has translation MGYVQEARENHVKKKVEEALRSKMKQKALKECDHYTSKYAQCAAGRTISIVWQCRKQAKELNDCLHQYTNDAVLEEMKREYTLQENEKGSAGV, from the exons ATGGGTTACGTACAGGAAGCACGTGAGAATCACgtgaagaagaaagttgaAGAAG CTTTGAGGAGCAAAATGAAGCAAAAGGCACTGAAAGAATGTGATCATTACACTTCGAAATATGCTCAATGTGCTGCCGGGAGGACTATATCTATTGTATGGCAATGTCGTAAACAAGCTAAAGAATTAAATGATTGTCTTCATCAATA CACCAATGATGCTGTCTtggaagaaatgaagagagaatACACGCTTCaggaaaatgagaaaggaTCTGCAGGAGTCTAA
- the LOC18602075 gene encoding T-complex protein 1 subunit zeta 1 gives MSLRVLNPNAEVLNKSAALHMNINAAKGLQDVLKSNLGPKGTIKMLVGGAGDIKLTKDGNTLLKEMQIQNPTAIMIARTAVAQDDISGDGTTSTVIFIGELMKQSERYIDEGMHPRVLVDGFEIAKRATLQFLEKFKTPVVMGNEPDKEILKMVARTTLRTKLYEALADQLTDIVVDSVLCVRKPDEPIDLFMVEIMHMRHKFDVDTRLVEGLVLDHGSRHPDMKRRAENCYILTCNVSLEYEKSEINAGFFYSSAEQREAMVAAERRSVDERVKKIIELKQKVCAGTDNNFVVINQKGIDPPSLHLLQQAGIIALRRAKRRNMERLVLACGGEAVNSVEDLTPDCLGWAGLVYEHVLGEDKYTFVENVKNPHSCTILIKGPNDHTIAQIKDAVRDGLRAVKNTIEDEAVVLGAGAFEVAARQYLINEVKKTVQGRAQLGVEAFADALLVVPKTLAENSGLDTQDVIIGLTGEHDRGNIVGLNHQTGEPMDPQMEGIFDNYCVKRQIINSGPVIASQLLLVDEVIRAGRNMRKPT, from the exons ATGTCGCTTCGAGTGCTGAACCCGAATGCCGAAGTCCTGAACAAATCGGCGGCGCTTCACATGAACATTAACGCCGCCAAAGGTTTACAAGACGTCCTGAAATCGAATCTCGGTCCCAAAGGCACCATCAAAATGCTCGTCGGTGGCGCCGGCGATATTAAGCTCACTAAAGACGGAAACACTCTTTTGAAAGAGATG CAAATTCAAAATCCAACGGCTATTATGATTGCGAGGACCGCTGTTGCGCAAGATGATATAAGTGGAGATGGAACTACTTCGACTGTCATTTTCATTGGCGAGCTTATGAAACAATCTGAGCGTTACATTGATGAAG GGATGCATCCACGCGTCCTGGttgatggttttgaaattgCCAAAAGAGCAACACTCCAGTTCCTTGAAAAGTTTAAGACTCCTGTGGTGATGGGTAATGAACCAGATAAAGAGATTCTAAAAATGGTTGCAAGAACAACACTGAGGACTAAG TTGTATGAAGCATTAGCAGATCAACTGACTGACATTGTTGTTGATTCG GTACTGTGTGTACGAAAGCCTGATGAACCTATTGATCTCTTTATGGTGGAAATAATGCACATGCGGCATAAGTTTGATGTAGACACACGACTG GTTGAGGGCCTAGTTCTTGACCATGGTTCTAGGCATCCTGATATGAAGCGACGAGCAGAAAATTGTTACATTCTGACATGCAATGTGTCACTGGAGTATGAGAAAAG TGAAATAAATGCAGGCTTTTTCTACTCAAGTGCAGAGCAGAGGGAGGCAATGGTTGCAGCTGAAAGGCGTTCTGTTGATGAAAgagtcaaaaaaattattgaactAAAACAAAAG GTTTGTGCAGGCACTGATAACAACTTTGTTGTTATCAACCAAAAGGGTATTGATCCCCCTTCCTTGCATCTCCTTCAACAGGCAGGG ATCATTGCCCTCAGAAGagcaaagagaagaaatatgGAAAGGCTTGTGTTGGCTTGTGGAGGAGAAGCTGTAAATTCTGTTGAAGATTTAACACCTGATTGTCTTGGCTGGGCTGGTCTCGTATATGAGCATGTTCTTGGGGAAGATAAGTATACATTTGtggaaaatgtgaagaatCCTCATTCATGtacaattttaataaaag GGCCTAATGACCACACAATTGCCCAAATTAAGGATGCTGTTCGTGATGGGCTGCGAGCAGTCAAGAATACTATTGAAGATGAAGCTGTTGTGTTA GGTGCAGGAGCTTTTGAAGTTGCAGCTAGACAATACCTAATTAATGAAGTGAAGAAAACTGTTCAAGGG CGTGCCCAATTGGGTGTTGAAGCTTTTGCTGATGCCCTTCTTGTGGTACCCAAGACACTTGCTGAAAACTCTGGGCTCGATACTCAGGATGTTATAATTGGTCTTACG GGAGAGCATGACAGAGGTAATATTGTGGGTCTAAATCATCAGACGGGAGAACCAATGGACCCTCAAATGGAGGGTATATTTGATAATTACTGTGTTAAGCGCCAAATTATAAACTCTGG GCCTGTAATTGCATCACAGCTGCTTTTGGTGGATGAAGTCATTCGCGCTGGTAGAAACATGCGGAAGCCAACTTAA